The Saccharomyces eubayanus strain FM1318 chromosome XIII, whole genome shotgun sequence DNA segment TTCAATGTCCCAGAATACGCTGCTGCTTTAGACACgcatgaaaaaatttcctATATTCCCTCTCAGGGTTCTTTCGAGAGCGTACGTAGTGCTAATTAGACGGTAACTTCCTTTTCTCGGCCGGGTTTTCGCTTTCGCTTTCTGTTTCCTATCTATTTCCAATTTGTTTCCCGGCCCATACATGCTCTACATCCATGAAAATTCTACACGACATGAATGCGTCAGTCTGACGCAAAGAGGCTGCCCGTATACGAATGGACGTGCATAAGATAAGATATCACGATGCGGTATGTGTATGTACGGACGGACAAGAAGCTAATGTGAGTAGTATTACCGGCTTTTCGCGTACCCGTCTGACACGAAAAATAGCCGCCGACAAACGGTCGGATCAGTGCATACAAAAGCCGGAGGCAGCGAAGGACCCTTAATTCTGTGTCACATTAACGCCGGCAATAGCCATTGTTACTCATTAATGTGACACGCTGTGCTAGAAAACTCGGGCAAAACCTGTTTACCCCAATGTTTCGTTCAAAAGGTCCCCCAAAAAAAGGGAcaataaataagaaaagggtcattctctttttctgttGGAATCATTCgttttatctttttggGATCGGTGCAACAATATGCAGAGTAAAAAGGGTACCTCTTGGAAAGCACGATGAACGAAGCCAATTGTTCCGTAACCAATGGCAACCCCATTCACAGGCTTAATAATGAGTTAAGGCCGAAACGAAGTAATCTGAGTAGATCTTCCGGTTCTCAAAATAACGGATGCACCACGCTAAGTGCCACAACAATAGAGCGCATTTTTACTAATTCTCAAAGAGGCAACATTGCCAATAAAATTGATTTTCAGAATGCATCACCGGTCGCTCAGGTTCAAGCAGAGGCTTACTATGGCGGCGATGGCGGTGAAGGAAAATTGTCAAGGCCCGAGAACCRATGGTCAAAGGAATTCTCTTGCTCTTACAAGAATAAAAGTATTGATGTCGTAATGCCTGGtcgaatgaaaaatgaaaaatactcTATTGGTTTCCACGACAAGGTTTTCACACCGTATCGTAATGAAGCATACCGTCTAAACCATTTATATCCTTACGGGAAAACTTATGGTGGATGCTCGTCTGCTTCTAACGGCCATTGGGAGACTCAATTCGAGCTAATTGAAGACCAGTTAATAAGCGAACTGAAAATagcaaaaaaagtagaGCAAACACCCATTGGTTACGACTATTTGGCCGAATATGAAGAAACAATAGATTTTAAATACACCTCACTACCCGTACCTGAGACGTAccagtttttgaataacaACGATTACTCATGCCAGCCGGACCCCTATAAAATAGGCTGTATACTAATGGAAAACGGTTCAAACTTGAACGAGGTAGTAAAGGCTTTTGAAGCCGCTATTTCTCAAGATCCGTCGCACGTGAATGCATGGCTAAAGCTAGGCATAGTtagtattgaaaatgaaaacgaaaataacGGCGAGCTCGCTTTGCAaaattgtttgaatttggaTCCAAATAATACATCTGCAATGGAAAGCTTAGCGATTCACTATACGAACCAACAAAATGAATCAGAAGCAAtgaaattctttcaaagatggattctttcaaaattttctgaaTATTTATACCCCACTGTAggacaaaataataaatttatGGATACAACTCTTGGAAAGTCTAATTTGATGTCTATTTTGGAGTCTTTGCTGAAGATGCGTGTAACGAAAAAAGACCAACGTAAGATTCATTCCGTATTATCAGTTTTATACTATTCAGATCAGAAAATTCGACAATCTCTGGAGAGCTTGgaatttttattatctgaAAAACccaatgatgaaataaTCTGGAATAGGTATGGCGCTATATTAGCCAATACCAAGTCGTATCACTCTGCAATAAACGCATATAATAAATCTAAGCTACTCAGACCCAATTTTACAAGGGCCCGCTACAATTTGGCTATTGCTTTCTTGAGCAATGGTGACTACATCAAAGCAAGCAAAACTTTAATAGAAATTATATTATTACAAAGCAaaggaattgaaaatatcaagaCGAAGATGCACAACAAGTTCATGCAAAATCTAAAAAATGCTCTGATtgctttgaagaagtttgaCCTTTTAGATGATTTAGTAAACAATTCTGATGAAGCAGAATTATTGATATCAACcttgaaaattatttacaATAAGATAGGTTAGGAAGtcttatattcttttgctgtataatatattcaataaacaaaaaccgAAAAAACGGAAAACGAAGAATACGAACCCGGCCAATCCAATTAATGGTAGCAAGTCGCAAAATGCTACTAAAAACCGAATGCTATGAGCAGAAATTACGCCAAATGCCAAGTCATATCAGCTGTTAATATGTTCGTACCTTTTCAATTGGGTTATATACAGCATCATTATCCAGTTCTTTGCTCTGGGCCTTTTAACTACTTGGAAGAAATAGGCTGTTACCCGAACAGAGCTGGAAATGAATCATTGGGAAACTATTGTATAATACACTTGTATACTTAGCCAAACTTAGTCAAACTTCGCAACGTGTCTACCTTTGAATTGGCAATTCCTTTACTCTACATTGGTAACTTGAAAGGACATGGGCCCATACTAAGGAAAAGTGAGAAGCGAACGGGTAAAATGACGGCTATTGGTAATATAGATGATGCACTTCCAGCCAATACAGCCGCAAGTAATGAAAATAGCAAAACTAGGCTAAGAGTCCAAAAAGCTTGCGAGCTTTgcaaaaagagaaaagtCAAGTGCGATGGCAACAAGCCATGCATAAACTGCTCTAAACACCAGAAAGAATGCCGTTATGATTTCAAAGCAACAAACCgtcgaagaagaaggcgaCAAGCTACGTCACCCATACAGAACATTAATAAAGAATATCCCGAGGCCGAAGGTGTTTTCTCTAGAGATACGTCAGCAAATTTAAACGTTCCTTCAGACTGCCTATCCTCGTCTGCTGGAAACTCTCCATATTCCAATTCACATTACTCTAATTTACAATCCACAATACCATTTATGAGTGTTAGGCCAAATCGTGCTTCCCACACCTTCAATTCCACAGTCAATGCGAATGGTGATAATAACACAAATGCCTTTGTTGAGGATCACATGGCTAAGCTATTATTACAGTTAGGCTCGAAGCTGAAAAATACTGCGAATGAATCGTCCAAAGTCAACAAAAACAGTGATAATAATGTGAACACAAACTTGGCGACAATAAACGTGGACAGTAATCAAGCAGGAAATACGTCTAACCGCAAATACGATATGCGTAGTTCTTCAGAGACCCTTGATAGTAACAACATTAACTCTGAGAAAGACGAGATGCTCAACTCTCAAATAACGAGCATAGTTAATGGCCATGTTGAATCACCCTGGCAGACGTTTTCTTTAGATAAGTATAGGTTCCACAGACGCTACCAGAATATATTACCCTATTATCTTGGTGCATCTATTTTGAAGGATATATCGCCGCAGGCGATTGAATATGCAAACTTAAAGCGCCCAAGAGTCCAAAACTATGGTTGGAATTTATCTGGTGGCCATTATCTGAAATACAAAGAAGACTTTAGAAGGCAGGATAAATTCATAAGGCATGAATCcaagtttttcaactttGATGACCCTGTTCATTTATCTTTAGTCAACAAATTATTAAGGTattattttgatgaaattaaTCCTGTTTTCAGTATCATTCACGAAGCAACATTTTGGCAACAATACAAGAATAAGTTTTTGCGACAAGGCAAACAAAATAACTCATCCGCGAAGTTATTTACCTCGATACTTTATCTCATACTGTCTACTACACTACGGTTTAAAGAGGGTCACCTAGATAACCAggaaggagaagaaaagcatAGCGGTTCCTCCTTTAATGGCACTTTCGAAGAGGAATCCgttttgaacaaaaaaccaTTCATAGAGGAGATGATGTTCGAATATGCCTATTCTATAATTAACACGTTGACCTTTGAATGGGAGTCATTTGAATTGATACAGTCCTGGCTTTTAATCGCGTTCTATTTTAGGACCTGTTATAGACAAACAGCGTGTTGGAATGCCTTAAGCCAAGCAGTAAATATGTGTAATGGAATGACATTATATTTGAACAAGTTCCCTGAAATTCATTCCACGTACGATGAATCAAAAGCATGGCATTGTTTTTGGTGTTGTTTCATAATGGATAAATTAATCAGTTTCCAAACGGGCCGGTTTTACCAGTTGTCATTACCTGTAAGTGAAATGTTCGAACAAATGAATTTAGTAaagtcaaagaaatttttacaagatgaagatgactGGTTCCATAAAGAAACCTTCCAAATGCTAGACCTATCCATAATAGTAACAAGGTTTTTAAAAAGGGACGCTCAAGATTTAAACTTAAGCGAGACTATTCAACTACGGGGTCAACTTGCTCAGTGGTACAATACTTTTATGACAGATAAGGATATTAATACGTATGATAAGAATTACCACGGGTTCTACCAGCTTCAACCGCTCATGACATACCTGGACATAAGTCtaacttttgaaattagACAATTATTCTGTTTAGTAGCTCCTTCCTCTAATGCAAATGGTAAATCCTTAGACTATGCAGTGGACACCCAATTACTAGTGTCCCATTGCCAAATGGCTGCTGACAACCTGACTAACATTACAAAAAGGAACCTATTCTTCGTTCCCTGGTGGCTAAACCTGTCACAATTATTCACAGTAAATTTAATTTGTATCATCTATATGCACGCAGGGATCGCCGTCACACAAAGTAAAGCTATCATGCAAGGTTGCAATCAAATTTGGCGAACTATAGATAGTTCCAAGCCTAAAAACTCTCCCGCAATGCTCCCTGAATGCTTATGGTGTTTGAAAATGTTGAACCATATGTTCTGTATTCGATTGAGGGATTCTGCCTTGCAATTAGAATCTTCGCTTGGTACAGATCATGGCGATGATACCCCtaacaagaacaaatttGAGCAATTCAAGAAGGTCGGCGATCAGGATGCGGATGATGAAGCTGAGATAGACGAAGGAGGAGAAGAGAACGCAGATGAGAGACAAGAAAATCCGCTCAAGCATAATCGAAAAGTACCCCCATTGACAACAAGATCTCATAATATCACTACCTTGAACGCCTCAGTGGGGATTTCTCCAGAAAATGGTATACCAAATTCTGTTAAAAATTCCGGGTTGCCTTCTGATGTTCTTGATGCAAGCAATAATATAAGAGACTCTACCGACGTTTTCGATGATGATCTATTTTCTAATTTGCTATGGTTTGATCAAAATTTTGCCTGAGAAGTGCTGGAtgatcatttttttcaagagtCCTGAAGTTAACACATATGACTGTATGTAATTGTACTATCTACGAACATTAAATAATCACATAAACTGCGTCTTACTCCTCCAGAGTGTCTATTCCTAAGCGATcgtgatttttttattgcaTCGCAAGAAAGAAGGCTTAAATTTCGGGTCACCCATGTCACCACATACCGATGTCACGCTATGAGGTCTTCGAATGGTACACCGTTTCAAGGTACCCCAAAGgtataaaataaaaacaagaacCTAAGTTGGTAGTTTACCAAGGGCTGTCAATTGGGAGCTTCCGCTTTGTTCCTTCGTGTAttgagaaatttttttcaatcaaaaagacaagaagaaaagaacattAACGGCTGGCATTAGAGGATGAGTACGGTTTTACCAATTAAGAAGActgtcgtcatcatcggTGCGGGGATCGCAGGGCTCAAATCTGCATCTACATTGCACCAAAACGGCGTTCAAAATTGTGTCATTCTCGAAGCCAGAGATAGAATAGGTGGCAGACTACATACCGTTACAGGCTACCAAGGACGGAAATATGATATAGGTGCTAGCTGGCACCACGACACATTGACAaatcctttatttttagaaGAAGCTCAACTAACTTCTAGAGACGGGAAGCAGAGGTTTGTTTTCGATGACGACAACTTCATTTATATCGACGAAGAACGTGGAAGAGTTGATCATGATGAAAAACTGCTATTGGAGATTGTGGACAATGAAATGAGTAAATTCGCAGAATTGGAATTTCACCAACAACTAGACGTTCCAGACTGCtccttttttcaattggtGATGAAATACTTAGTCCAAAGACGCCAATTTCTTACTAATGATCAAATTAGGTATTTTCCGCAACTATGTCGATATTTGGAATTGTGGCATGGATTAGACTGGAAACTTTTAAGTGCAAAGGATACATACTTCGGTCATCAAGGAAGAAACGCCTTTGCTTTAAATTATGACTCTGTGGTTAAACGAATTGGTGAAAGCTTTCCTCAAGAATGGATGAGGTTGAATTGTGAAGTCAATTCGATTAAGCGCGAACCTTCAGGAAATGTGACAGTGACCTGTGGTAATGGCACCGTATACCATACTGACTACGTTATTGTCACTATTCCTCAAAGCGTATTGAACTTATCCATAAAGCCCGATAAGGATCTTCAAGGGAGAATAGAATTCCAGCCTGCGTTGAAACCAGTGATTCAAGAAGCTTTCGAAAAAATTCACTTTGGTGCTCTCGGtaaagttgtttttgagtttgaAGAATGTTGTTGGTCGAAGGAAAGTTCCAAAATTGCGACTTTGGCCAACTCATCTGATGACTTTGTCAAACAAGTTCGTGATGCCAAAGATTTGGATGACTTGAATTCTAtgctagaaaaaaatgcccTGAAAGGACACACAAATGTTAGCTGTTGGGATCAACCTTTGCTTTTTGTAAATCTGTCAAAAACTACAGGGGTAGCAAGTTTTATGATGCTGATGCAAGCGCCGCTATCTAATTATATAGAATCCATCAGAGATGATAAAGAGTCcatttttaaattcttcCAACCCGTTTTAAACAAGATCATGAAATGTCTAAATTCTGTAGACGTTATTAATGGCATGAATTCAGCTGAAAAGCATATTGATAAACCAACtctgaaaaatattattgtcAGTAATTGGACACGCGAGCCTTACTCCCGTGGTGCTTATTCAGCCTGTTTTCCAGGGGATGATCCTGTTGATATGGTCGTTGCTATGTCTAATGGTCAAGATTCTCGTATAAGATTTGCAGGCGAACACACTGTTATGGATGGTGCCGGGTGTGCTTATGGTGCCTGGGAAAGTGGTAAGCGAGAGGCAAATCACATCTCTAATTTGATGTAGTAGagtttaaaatttttttagagTCACTTGTTGTATAACATTTTCTAACGGCTGGAAAAGCAcgtgtatatatttataaatttttttagtgaGTTATTTTgcactttttttataattatgAAAGCAACGCATAATTTCACCAGTGCTTCTTATTTGTACCATTCTATATTAGTTTTGAACACAAAAGAGAGGAATATTATCGTATGGTGGTCCAGAATGTTAGGGTGTTTTCTCTCTATATTTACATATTAATCATGAATTGTTGGCATCGCTTAGATGAGGTGCGTAATTGGAGACgagtttttgaaaccaCGCGTGAATATCGAGTAATTCCAATTGAGCATCTGTCATTAAAGGGACTTGCAGTTTTAGGAAATCCCACCAGAATTTTGACGGTACCAATTTtcctttgaattttatttgagtttttcttgttaacCTTGTATTTAAAATACcgtaaaagaagaatttttcaaacggAATAATACTTGCAGCGTGGGCAAAACAGCCATCGCAAGTGCAATTGTCCGGAGGACATATGCACTCCTTGTTGGAGCATTTGCAATCATCCAGATAATCCATCATCTTATCAGTAATTTGAGCTTCACCTATATTGGTCAAAGGAACACCGCTCTGTTCAATATACGAGTTTAGTTCCTCTTCGCTTCTATGGATGAGGCAGTTGACACATGGACAGCTTTCGTCTTCACAAGAACATTGTGTACTTAAGAAGACGCCCTTATGAGTCAGAACTTCGACTTTTGAAGCCAGGTCATTTGAGTGGGGCGCAGATACAGTTGTTGTGCTCCGCGGAGTGAGTGTTTCCGAGTTATCATGTGACGCACCAGTAGTGGtataattttcttgtagAATATCGTGGAAAGTAGATGCAGTTTCTAAGGAACCGTACGGGGTAAAAATATCACCAGGCGGTATCTTGTCATTTGAAGCAAAATTATCAGCTTTGATTTTCTTACAGCAGTTTGATACATTTCGTATAGGCTCCTGCTGAACAAGACTactctctttcttctcgtTCGAAGAAGACGACCTGTTAGATACGGGGGAGACTGTTCCTATTGCCGGAGCCCTTGGAGAATGTTTCCTGAGAAACTCCATTTCCGTTATATACCTATTACCGTCATCAGTAAACGTGCTGATGTCTTTAGGCTCATGAGCAGTACAACCTTCCTCCATTAGTATATGTAGTTTACCGTTTATCATTCTTGCCTTTCTAACAGCAGAGGCCCGTACAAACAGTATCGGCTGCTGATTCATTCCACTACAACAGTTACCTTCAACTTGCGACCCGTTCTCATATTCTGTACTCTGGGAAGTTGAGTCCACCAAGATGGCATCCCTTATAGCCATGGGAGATGGTCTTCCTCTCGTTCTCACTTTAATCAACATCCTGTGGGAATGCCTACACGTGGAAGAGCGGTGCCCCCTGATACACGATGCACACGCATACTTATTCCCATTAAAAACGATCATCTTTAGCAATGCTTACAGAACCTACAGACTGCTTGAATGCAACGCACAGCCCCTCATCGCACTTGGCTCGCCAGAGAATGCTACACTAAATTCCCTCGAGATCTTTCTTATAGTTCAATTTTCCACCATTACCCGAAAAGCCAGACTACAGCCTTTAGGCCAAAAGTTCGAAAAGTGCCAAAACTACACTCTGTCGTTTGATATATAAGGAGCTTCACACTGAAGAGAATTACCGCTGAAGTCTGAATTAGAGGAGCACAGCATGTCTAAAACAGCCCAGAAACGTCTGCTCAAGGAGCTACAGCAGCTGATCAAAGATTCCCCACCGGGCATAGTGGCGGGTCCCAAATCGGAAAATAACATCTTCGTTTGGGATTGTCTCATTCAAGGGCCCCCAGATACGCCATACGCCGATGGTATTTTCAGTACCAAACTGGAATTCCCCAAGGACTATCCTTTGTCTCCGCCCAAACTAACGTTCACGCCAAGCATTCTACACCCAAATATTTACCCAAACGGTGAAGTGTGCATATCCATTCTGCACTCCCCTGGTGATGACCCCAACATGTATGAACTGGCTGAAGAAAGATGGTCTCCTGTACAGAGCGTGGAAAAGATTTTGTTAAGCGTCATGAGCATGTTGAGTGAGCCCAACATCGAAAGTGGTGCCAACATCGACGCTTGCATTCTTTGGAGAGACAATAGACCCGAATTCGAGAGACAGGTGAAGTTGTCCATTTTGAAGTCTCTGGGGTTTTGAAATCATATATCATGTCCCCTACCAATCATTTTCACGTTCCTTCCTCGCTCGTctctatatacatataagCATATCTATcatataaaagaaaatagttGTCATATAAAAAATCACGTTCGGTTTCATAGAAACCTGTGCTTAAGAGGATAGCAATATGCAGCGGCCTCCGGCGTAGCCTCCCTTTCTGTTTTTCAGTACTAAACCTTTCTTCGTTACGAATCAACCAGGATATCTTAACACGTCTCGTAATATGTAGTAACTCATTAAACGAATGCCTTTAATTTATACACATGATCCACGTCTATTTTCCTATACAAAATTTACTGAACACTGAATCCAAAATATCCTCAATTCCAATAGCCTGCCCCGTTATCTTAGCTATTCCGTCAGATGCGTATCTTAGATTTTCTGTGGCCATGACGATATCATTGTCAAAGTCTTTAGAGTTCAAGAACTCCTCCAAACCATAAAACACGTCGTTTTTCAGGATCTCAGTAACTCTTTTGGAAACAACAATCGGACTCGAATCGGCACTCGATTGAGACAGGTGTTTGAAGTTTCTTGttaaaatatcaataaGCAATTCTATGCCCCCCTTAGTCTTGCAAGATACGCTCACTATTGGATAACTTACGCCGAACctattttccaatttatTCACAGCTCTCaccatttcttcttttgaaactagATCGCTCTTGTTGACCACGATAACGACTCGTTTGCCTTCGAACTCATGTGACGATAAATGGTTCAGTATATCTTCCGGCAAAAGGTTTGGAAAGTCGGTGGCATCtacaataaataaacacaAATCGCTCTGTATACTTTTCTTCCTGGCTCTCTCAATGCCCAGTATCTCGATTTTGTCGGCACTTTTGGCCCTTATCCCAGCAGTATCACAGATAATGACCTTGTATCCATTAATAGTGATCATCGCATCGATAGAATCTCTAGTAGTACCAGGAATATCACTAACAATCGATATATCGTCGTTAGTTAAGCTGTTCACTAAAGATGACTTACCAACATTAGGGGCCCCGAGTAATACTAGTCTGATCCCGTCTTGCAAgattgaagatttttcgaccttttgaatgaaagagaaaatttcaTCCCGTAAACGTttgatattgttttccACTCCATGGAATATCATATCCGTATTGTCAATTTCTTGGCTATTATCATCAGCAAAATCAATAATTGCAGTCAATTGAGCCATATTCGCTATAATGCTGTTTCTCCAGTTCTCAAACAGTACCCTATTTTCTCCATTAAAACTTGATAAAGCAGACCTTCTTTGAGATTCTGTTTCAGAATCGATGAGGTCTTTGATACCTTCCAATTGAGTGAGGTCAAACTTCCCGTTTTGAAAAGCTCTCCTAGAGAAATCGCCAGGTAGGGCAAATCTTATGTCTTTGCCACTGTTTCTGTCGTGTAGCGAATCGATGGCCTTTAATATACCATTAACTACAGCCTTCCCACCATGTACATGCAATTCTAGTACGTCTTCACCAGTAAACGAGTACGGTGCTTGAaaatacaacaataacGACGAATCTAGTAATATTTTCGCCCCATATTGATCATGATGACGATGTTGTTTTGAACCTACAGAAGATGGTAAATATATGTTTCTCAGAATAGCTTTCCTTATGGGTGGACTTACACTTGAATTGGTCAATCGGTTGTAAATATACCTGGAATGTGTGCCCGACACCCTTATAATCGCTATTGCAGAGGTCTGGTTTGCTGGCGTAGACAAGGCATAGATTGTTGGTAGGTGTGAAGTTGCAGGCTTTGTAAATCCGGACAACCTATTCACTGCTCTTTTGCAAAGAAGAGGATTCGAAACGAAATGTGGCCGCAGGAGAAATAAAGCATTCATCACAGCTTCGCTGGTTAACCCTTAAAACCTTTATCCGAAAATGTGTCGTGTGCATGTACGTCTGTTATACGTTCACACTACTTCCTAAAAGTATGTCAATTCCATCATTAAATTGATGGAAATGatgtcaaaaaaataattggACGAGTCCGGAATCGAACCGGAGACCTCTCCCATGCTAAGGGAGCGCGCTACCGACTACGCCACACGCCCAAGTGTTTATTGAAATACTAAAACTGTATAGTGCTACATTATTGCCTGTCATTATCCTTGCAGCTGCTTCGTTCTAACAAGGGTTGCTCACCTGGAAGAAGAGCAGTACACTTCCAGCATTCACAGCATATCCACTGCAGTATTCCATGTGGAAACGCACAAGAGGCATCGAGACATAGTGCAGTAACTGTCGAACACACAGCGAAGGAAAATACGATAGGAAAAAGGTCGGACAGGGAGCAACAATACAATAGCAGACGATTGCAACAATTACTCCCAAGCYGTAGGTTATAGTTATTGTGGTACGACTGTAAATGTACATGCCACTGTTGTATCCCGCGCGCTACCCGGCCGGGTTTTTTCTCGCTGCTAAGAAAGCGTAATGGTAAAAGAAGTTGGAAAGTATAAGTGAGAAGACAGCAGGTGCGGTGTCAAAAGTGGATAGAAGTAAGCAACATTAGTAGCAGGTATGAAGCCGTTCCCATACAGTACGTGGCATTGGAGCCGAACCATTAGACCTCTTTCACGGTGTTTACCCGGGACTTGCGTTCTTCAGCAAAGCTCAAGATTGACCTCAAAACGATACCTGTACCACTCAACGTCGaggcaacaacaacagggCTTCCTACCCGAATCCGAACTCGCCCAATACAGAGACTACTATCAAGGCCTGAAGGGTGCGATAAACGAGATACCTGAACCAGTGGCCTCCAAATCGCCTTCATTAATAACGCTCCACAAGAGATTACAACTGCCCAATGAATTGACCTACTCAACGCTATCCAGATGCCTAACGTGCCCCTCCGCAAAGCTGCCCGATAAGATTAACGATCCTTCCAAGGGTGCGGCTTTTATCAACACTGTGCCCACAAATAAATATTTGGACAACCATGGTCTGAACATCATGGGGAAGAATTTGTTATCCTACCATGTTACCAAATCCATCATCCAGAAGTACCCAAGATTGCCAACGGTGGTCTTGAATGCCGCAGTAAACGCTTACATATCGGAGATAGTACTGGCTCATATTGCCAAATACTGGGGTATAGAAGTGGAAACTACATCTGTTTTGTCTcgttatttgaaaatggagCCTTTCGAATTCACCTTAGGGAAGTTGAGattcttcaataattcgTTGAACTCTAAGGACGGTATTGAATTAATCACTGGAAAGAATTTCTCGGAGACAAGTGCCCTTGCAATGAGTGTGAGAAGTATAATAGCTGCCATTTGGGCCGTGACAGAACAGAGAGACTCTCAAGCGGTTTACAAATTTATTGATGACCATATAATGAGCAGAAAATTAGATATCACGAAAATGTTCCAGTTTGAGCAACCAACAAGGGAACTGGCCATGCTATGTCGCAGAGAAGGGCTGGAGAAACCTGTGTCGAAACTAGTCGCTGAGTCTGGTAGACTATCCAAATCGCCTGTTTTCATCGTACATGTATTTTCAGGTGAAGAAACTCTGGGTGAAGGTTACGGTTCTTCATTAAAGGAGGCAAAGGCAAGAGCTGCCACTGATGCCTTGATGAAATGGTACTGTTACGAACCTCTTGCTCAGCAGGAGCCGGTTATCGACCCTGGCACTGTCGTCGTCTAGTTCGCTCTtataaaataaagaattcaTGAACCAGAATAAATTTCTTGTACATACATGTATACATTAATACAATAGGCATTTATTTtatgtgtatataaatatataaaaaaagtaaacagAAATTTGCTTTCTTTACTGCTACCCTTTACAAATCagcaaacaaacaaaaacagCAACTTATCCAATTAAGGAAAACACGTCGGATAAAAGAAGCCAACTCAATGAATATAGACCATTTGGGGTTAAGCCCCTTAGCCATTTCAGAAGTCAACTTTCTGCATGAGTCATCTTCCAGTTCGAAGGACCATTCTTGGTTCTTATTTTTAGGCTTCAAACAGGACCAAACTAGCGAGGTTTACGTACcaataaatgaaaatgaaactgATTCCGGGTGGTACGTTGAAAAGGTTATACCAATCCCGGTACatccaaatcttcaaatcgATCAAGAGAGtttgcaaagaaagatatCTTTGGTGAAAGTCACTCAAAAGGACATCTGCGTACTTGGTATAATAGATTTATATCG contains these protein-coding regions:
- the PEX9 gene encoding Pex9p → MNEANCSVTNGNPIHRLNNELRPKRSNLSRSSGSQNNGCTTLSATTIERIFTNSQRGNIANKIDFQNASPVAQVQAEAYYGGDGGEGKLSRPENXWSKEFSCSYKNKSIDVVMPGRMKNEKYSIGFHDKVFTPYRNEAYRLNHLYPYGKTYGGCSSASNGHWETQFELIEDQLISELKIAKKVEQTPIGYDYLAEYEETIDFKYTSLPVPETYQFLNNNDYSCQPDPYKIGCILMENGSNLNEVVKAFEAAISQDPSHVNAWLKLGIVSIENENENNGELALQNCLNLDPNNTSAMESLAIHYTNQQNESEAMKFFQRWILSKFSEYLYPTVGQNNKFMDTTLGKSNLMSILESLLKMRVTKKDQRKIHSVLSVLYYSDQKIRQSLESLEFLLSEKPNDEIIWNRYGAILANTKSYHSAINAYNKSKLLRPNFTRARYNLAIAFLSNGDYIKASKTLIEIILLQSKGIENIKTKMHNKFMQNLKNALIALKKFDLLDDLVNNSDEAELLISTLKIIYNKIG
- the STB4 gene encoding Stb4p is translated as MTAIGNIDDALPANTAASNENSKTRLRVQKACELCKKRKVKCDGNKPCINCSKHQKECRYDFKATNRRRRRRQATSPIQNINKEYPEAEGVFSRDTSANLNVPSDCLSSSAGNSPYSNSHYSNLQSTIPFMSVRPNRASHTFNSTVNANGDNNTNAFVEDHMAKLLLQLGSKLKNTANESSKVNKNSDNNVNTNLATINVDSNQAGNTSNRKYDMRSSSETLDSNNINSEKDEMLNSQITSIVNGHVESPWQTFSLDKYRFHRRYQNILPYYLGASILKDISPQAIEYANLKRPRVQNYGWNLSGGHYLKYKEDFRRQDKFIRHESKFFNFDDPVHLSLVNKLLRYYFDEINPVFSIIHEATFWQQYKNKFLRQGKQNNSSAKLFTSILYLILSTTLRFKEGHLDNQEGEEKHSGSSFNGTFEEESVLNKKPFIEEMMFEYAYSIINTLTFEWESFELIQSWLLIAFYFRTCYRQTACWNALSQAVNMCNGMTLYLNKFPEIHSTYDESKAWHCFWCCFIMDKLISFQTGRFYQLSLPVSEMFEQMNLVKSKKFLQDEDDWFHKETFQMLDLSIIVTRFLKRDAQDLNLSETIQLRGQLAQWYNTFMTDKDINTYDKNYHGFYQLQPLMTYLDISLTFEIRQLFCLVAPSSNANGKSLDYAVDTQLLVSHCQMAADNLTNITKRNLFFVPWWLNLSQLFTVNLICIIYMHAGIAVTQSKAIMQGCNQIWRTIDSSKPKNSPAMLPECLWCLKMLNHMFCIRLRDSALQLESSLGTDHGDDTPNKNKFEQFKKVGDQDADDEAEIDEGGEENADERQENPLKHNRKVPPLTTRSHNITTLNASVGISPENGIPNSVKNSGLPSDVLDASNNIRDSTDVFDDDLFSNLLWFDQNFA
- the FMS1 gene encoding polyamine oxidase encodes the protein MSTVLPIKKTVVIIGAGIAGLKSASTLHQNGVQNCVILEARDRIGGRLHTVTGYQGRKYDIGASWHHDTLTNPLFLEEAQLTSRDGKQRFVFDDDNFIYIDEERGRVDHDEKLLLEIVDNEMSKFAELEFHQQLDVPDCSFFQLVMKYLVQRRQFLTNDQIRYFPQLCRYLELWHGLDWKLLSAKDTYFGHQGRNAFALNYDSVVKRIGESFPQEWMRLNCEVNSIKREPSGNVTVTCGNGTVYHTDYVIVTIPQSVLNLSIKPDKDLQGRIEFQPALKPVIQEAFEKIHFGALGKVVFEFEECCWSKESSKIATLANSSDDFVKQVRDAKDLDDLNSMLEKNALKGHTNVSCWDQPLLFVNLSKTTGVASFMMLMQAPLSNYIESIRDDKESIFKFFQPVLNKIMKCLNSVDVINGMNSAEKHIDKPTLKNIIVSNWTREPYSRGAYSACFPGDDPVDMVVAMSNGQDSRIRFAGEHTVMDGAGCAYGAWESGKREANHISNLM